TTGGAATATCTTGCATTACAAATATGGCTACAGGTATACAAAAGCAAAAACACTCTCATGCAAGAGTGATAGAAATAGCTAAAAAAGCATCAGTGGATTTCTGTAGATGGGTAGCTAAAATAGTAGAGGATATTGGTTAATTTTAAAAGCTACAGACATAAAGTTTATGTCTGTAGCTCATGTGCCTAAGTGTATTAAATATATAGTAATACAGATCAAATCTGAATATACTCTAATATTTAATTGTTTTATACACTATATTTGGGTGAGTTATAGAGTACTATCTCCTTCTTGCCAGTCTATAGCACACAATCCCCCTGTTTTTAACGCTTTAAGTACACGCAATGTTTCATCAACACTTCTTCCTACATTTAAATCGTGAATAACAGAATATTTAACGATCCCATTAGGATCTATTATAAATAATCCTCTCAAAGAAATTCCCTCTTCTTCAATTAATATACCATAATTTTTTGAAATTTCTTTTGTTAAATCAGAAGCCATAGGGAAAGCGATTTTTCCCAAACCACCATCATTTGAGTTTTGATTTATCCAAGTTTTATGTGCATGTTGACTATCACAACTTACCGATAATAATTCTGTACCCTCCTTCTTAAATTCATCATATTTCTTACTAAAAGCAGTTATCTCTGTAGGGCATACAAATGTAAAATCTAAAGGATAAAAGAACATAACAAGCCACTTTCCTTTATAATCCTCCAATTTTACTTCTACAAAATCGCTTCCATCACCTTTTACAGCGTTCATTTTAAAATAAGGAGCTGATTTTCCAACTAATCTTTCCATATTGATACCTCCTAAATTAATAATATTTATAAGTTTCTATTAAATAAATGAAATAATTTTAATCTAAAATATTGTTTAACATCAATGATTATAATTTCCTATAGACTCATAAATTATTTCCTATCAAAACCAGTAATTAGCAAAGCAATTTCCTTCTGCTTTTTACTTATAAATAATATGAGCTTTACGTAATTCAATCATGACATGATATTCAATATCATTTAATAATAAATATCTTTTAATAGATTGTACTACCTAAACAATATCATGTCAATACCATACACTAATTATAATTCTGTAAATCAATACATTGCTGCAATTTATGGATTTGACGTTAATGATTATAAAGAAAGAATTTATATATTATATGTATTTCAACTTGCTTTTTCTAGTAAGAGTAATGTAAATGAAGTATTTGATAGGATGGAAAATTTTGAAGAGTATTATAGTACATTGCCCAAAGATATTAATTCTTTTGATTGGAGAGCATTTCAGCAAGAGTATAGAGATTACATTGATTTAGCAAAACTATTACAGATGGTTCCTGGAATAGGGGCGTTTGTAGGAGCTTATGTTAATACTAAATTTATTGATAAACTTAGCGAAACTGCTGTTCAAGCCTATCGTATGAGGATATTATAATGAGTGAAGATAATCTTTGAAATTAATGATAAACTCTGTATATTCATTAAATATATATTAATGTAGTAAGGGGTTGAATAAATTATTCAGCTCCTTATTTTGGTCTATATTAGAGCAAAACATCATGAAAGAGATTGAAATATTTTTTTGAGCATTTTTACGGATTTGCAAAGTTTATATTTAATATAAACAAATATTGACAAATTTATAAAGGTAGCTATAATAAGGGTTAGATGGGTTTTAGGATATATATTCTAGTTTATTTTACATTTAATGAAAAATGATAAGCTGTAAATTACAGCTATCTATAATTTTTATTAGAATTTAAAATTCATTGGAGGAAAATATGAAGGGAGAACTAAAAGAAGCATTAAAGACTTTAAAAATAATAGATAAGTGATGGCTTTTATAATAAATAGATGAAAGGAAATTATATGATGAATAAAGAAAAACAAAAGCTTATGAATGTATGGGACAAAGTAGCACCTACATTTAGTAAAATTGGACCTGATTATTGGCAGAGATTTGGCAGCAGATTAGTTGAACTTTCAAGAATTAACAAAGGTGCAAAAATAATAGATATTGGAGTGGGTAGGGGAGCTTCATTATTTTCTGCAGTAAATAAAATAGGAAGAGAAGGATATGCTGTAGGTATTGATACTTCAGAAGTTATGGTAAGTGAAACACATAAGGATATTGTGAAGCAAAAAATAGATAATGCCAAGGTAATAAAGATGAATGCACAAACCTTAGAATTTGATGATAATTCTTTTGACAATGTTATTTGTGGATTTGTAATTGGCTATATTTTGTATAGCGATAGTAAATTAACGGAAATACTAAGAGTGCTTAAAAAAGGTGGACAAGTAGGATTTAGTATATGGTCGCTACAAGAAGATCAAAAGTGGCTAACAGAAATAGTTAATAAATACTTACATGCAGATCCCTCTAATAAAAATAACAATAAAAAACCAGAGATTCCTAAATTTGATACAGTAACTGATGCGAGAAAAATATTAGAAGGTGTAGGTTTAAGAAATGTTCAGATTTATGAAGAAGATGCAGATGTGGTTTATATAAGCAAAGAAGAGTGGTGGAAAGAAATGTGGTCTAATGCAGTAAGAGTAGTTTTTGAAGGAATAGAAGAGCTGGGTGATGATAAATTTAAAGAGTTTAAAGTAGAGGTATTTAATGGACTTGAAATGTATAAAAATGTAGATGGGTTGCACTTTAATATGCCAGTGATATATGCATTTGGAGAAAAATAAAATGCAACTTAAAGTAGAGAATATTACCATTATTTTTAAATATCTATGATAATAAGTGCAATAGATAAATTCAGTGGGGGGGGATTATAAAAGTATGAGTAGTGAATTATTTAGTTCATTTCCTAAAATAATCACCGAAAGGTTAGTTTTAAGGGGAATAACACAACGGGATTCAGAAAGCATATATAAACTTTTGAGTAATCCAGAAGTGGTAAAGTATGATACCTTTGAACTCTTTACAGATATAAAGCAAGCAAAGGACTTGATTGAATGTTTTAGTGAGGAATTTAGGAGGAAAAGAGCTATATTCTGGGGGATTTCTTTAAAAAATCAGTCTGAAATTATTGGGTTTTGCAAGTGTGAAATAGAAATTCCTAAAATAAGAGCAGATTTTGGATATGATTTAAGACCCGAATATTGGAACATGGGAATTATGACTGAAGCACTTGGTGCAGTAATGGATTTTACGTTTAATAAAATTCATATTAATAGAATAGAGGCTTCAGTATCTAATGAAAATAATGCATCAATTAGAGTACTTGAAAAATCAGGGTTTGTAAAAGAGGGAGTTTTGAGAAAGAGAAACTATTGGGGTGGCAATTACCATGATATGGTAATATTTTCTATATTAAGGAACGAGTATTGATATATAGTTACTTTCATACGGGTAAAAAAATACGGGGGGTAATTGAGTGATAGAAATAAAAAAAGTAGTAAATGAAGAAATAAAATTCAAATTACATAAAGAGTACATTAATACAGTAGCAGAACCAATAGATGGGTTTTGGGAAAATGTAATGATTTGTAGAAGTCTTATATCCTCACTTAATGATAAAAGGTGCGATAATTTATATGAGTTCGCACCTTTTTTTATGTATTTAAAAATCAGTCATACACAATGGCTTTTCATCAGATGAAAAAAGCACATTTAAAATATTTAAATAGCCTTCATCAGATAACTGAACACGCCCATATTTATATAAAGATTTCAAGTCAGCGGCACAAGTAATCAATGAAGAAAAATCAGCAATGCCCATAGTCAACTCCACATCGAAATCATCATTTTCCACTAATAAGGAATTACCATTATTAAAGTGGATTAAATAACTACCGCCGTTCTCAGGAATAAAGCTATCTAGTATAGAAAGCTTTAACTTACAGCTTATATTATTAAAGTTATGATCTTTTAAATCTTCAAAAAGCTTTGGAATATTAATAACTCTATACATTATACCAGTTCCCTGGGTACTACATTCGTGATGCACAGACACCAAAATCCTATCAGAATTATTCCTTGGATCATTTAAAGCAAATCTAAAGTTTTCATCGTGGGTGTTTATTATTACATATCTTATTTGGTCACTTTGTGTATTTAGGAAAGTCATAAGCTCTAGGAAAACTTCAGAATTCTTAAATAGCATTTGAGATACAAAAATATCATTTACAAGGAAGGAACCAGTTTCTCCCTTTTGAAAATAAAAAACCAAATAGCCTAAAATTGTATTATCTACTTTGTAGCCTACAATTTTGGTGGATTCAAGGTTAAAAAGGCTTTCAAATTCTTTTGGGCACTTTTCAATAAGACCATTAGTTATATTTACAATGCTGTTATAAAATCTGCACATTTCTTCAGCATCTTCTTTACTTAAGAACTTGATGTTTTTCTTAGAATTTCCTTTTGGAAGATCACAAGGCTTAATCTTAAATTGATTAATACTTGTACCAAATCCAAACCCCATTTTTTTATAAAAGTCAGGTCTAAAAGGATACAATAAAGCCATGGATGCTCCTCTTTCTTTATAATGATAAATAAAGAATTTAATAATCTCTAAAGCAACCTTCTCTTTTTTGTGAAGTAAATCTACAGCGATGGAACCAACTCCACAAGCAAAGATTTTCTGATTAAGTAAATTCATTTCAAAATCATGTAATCTCATTCCACCTATAAGATTTTCTTCACTAAATAAACCATAGAAATTCATAAAGTCATATTCGTTTTGAATATTCATTATTTCAGCATGTTTTTCAAGTGGAAGTGGAATTGCAGGGTAGGCATTAGCGCGTATTCTAGCTAAGTCAGTTATTTGGGCATTGTTTAGTTTCTTTATGGAATACATTTTGACACCTCCTTAATTTGTAAAATATAATCTTATTATGTATGAAGTATAACCAAAAGTAAATATATATGAAGTATGTAGTTTTTTTCTAAAATATTAATAATATTCTTTAATGAAGAAAAAAAGTCTTGACCGTGACGTAAGGTTACTGTTTATAATAAAGTTGGGTGATGAAAATGAATTCTAAAAAAGGTGAATTTTATACTGCAGGTAAATTTGCTGGAAAAGCAGGGGTTACACTTAGAACCATACGATATTATGATAAAAAGGATTTACTTAAGCCTACAGAATATAGTGAATCAGGCTATAGGCTTTATAGTGATCAGGATTTTGCAGTGCTTCAGAAAATCTTAACTCTTAAATTTATGGGATTTTCATTAGAAGAAATAAAGATGGTAATGAAAGAGGATTCAGATAAGATTGACTTTAAGCATTCTCTCCATATACAGAAGCATGCCATAGAAAGAAAAATGGAGAATATGGCTCAGATTTTAAAAGCAATTAATGAAACGGAACAAATGCTGGATAGTGAAGATACATTGGATTGGAATAAATTTATTTTCATTATTAAAGCTATCAACTTAGAAAAAATATCTGTACAACAGTTTAAGAATGCAGCGAATTTAAAAAATCGTATTAATCTTCATGACAAATACAGCACAAATAAACAGGGATGGCACAGGTGGTTGTTTGAGAGAATTCCATTTTTTAAAGGTGCAAAAATTCTTGAACTAGGCTGCGGTGATGGAAGCTTCTGGCTCAAAAATAAGGACAGACTTCCGAAGCAATGTGAAATTACCCTTACAGATATTTCAGAAGGTATGATTGAGGACGCAAAAAATAACTTAGTAGATATGGAAAAAAGTTTTACATTTAAAGTTATGGATGCACAAAATATCACCTTTCAGGATTCTCAATTTGATATTGTCATTGCAAATCAAGTAATTTATTATATACAAAATAGAGAAAAGGTTTTTTTAGAAATTAATAGAGTTTTAAAACCTAAGGGTGTTTTTTATACTGCCACCAATGGCAAAAATCATATGGATGAGCTTTTTAGTATGGTAGAAAGATTTAGAGATAAAATCATTTTTCCAACCATTAAGAAGATAAATGAATTCAGGCTGGAGGATGGTGAAACGCAATTAGAACAATGGTTTTATCCTGTGCAGATTTATCGCTATAAAGATTCATTGAAAGTAACAGAAGTGGAACCCTTGATGGATTATGTTCTTTCTTCACCAAGTAATTTAAATGAAATTTTGAATGAAAAAGATTTTGAAGAGTTAAAAGAATTATTTAAGAATAACATAGAAAAGCATGGATATATGTTCATTACTAAGGATACAGGAGTAATTGAAGCTAAAAAAAGATAATACAAAAAAATATTTGGGGGGCAATTATGAAAAATAATAAAATAAAAAATCAGCTTATAAAAGATCAATATAAAGATGATAAAAATTTAAATTCAAGGTTGAATTTACACAGTTATAATATTAATAAGATAGATTGGAATGATTGGTGCTTTAATCAAATGGATTTTCCAAACAAAGCGAGAATATTAGAGCTGGGTTGTGGACCAGGAGGTTTGTGGGAAAGAAATAAATATAAATTAAATAAAGACTGGAATATTACTTTATCTGATTTTTCTAAGGGCATGCTTGAATGTGCTAAAAACACGTTGGAGCAAGTAGATTATGACTTCAAATATAAAGAGATCGATATACAAGATATTCCCTATGAAGATGGCAGTTTTGATGTGGTAATTGCAAGACATATGCTTTATCATGTTCCAGATATAGAAAAAGCTTTATCTGAAATAAAAAGAGTTCTTGCTACCGGTGGAACCTTTTATGCAACTACTAATGGACGTGGAGCAATGGCTGAACTTTATGAACTTATAGAAAAATTTGACCCTGAAATAGGTTTGAATAACTTAGGAATGGGTGAGAGGTTTGAATTTGAAAATGGTAAGCTTTTACTGGAGAAATGCTTTAGCGAAGTTAAAATGCAGGTTTTTGAAGGAAAAATTGTGGTACCTTTGGCTGAACCTATAGTTTCATATGTAGCTTCAACGATGAGGGGTAGTGCTATACTTGTAGGACAAAAAAAGCAAGAATTCACAAAGTATGTGGAGGATTATATTAAAGAAAAAGGGAGTATGGCAATAACTACGAAATCTTGTATATTTAAAGTGAAAAAATAAGTTTTAAGAAGAGTTTTCAATAATTACATTACTATGTCGTATATATATATAATTGGAGGAACATAATGAATAATGATTTTACAGCATATTTAGAAAATATGAAAAAACCTTGGAGCGTAATGTATTATAGATTGGTTTGGGAACAACTATCTCAAATAAATAATTCTAAAATTCTTGACTTCGGAAGTGGATTGGGAATTACAGCAAATTATTTAGCAAAGAACAATGATGTGGTTGCGATAGAACCAAATACTGACATGACAGAAATGAGAATGTGTGAAAATAGTTATCAGCAGATTATTGGGAATATAGAACAATTAAAACAACAAGAAGATAATTTCTTCGATGTTGTAGTATGCCACAATGTTTTGGAATATACAAAAGAGCGAAAAGAAATATTTAGAGAATTTTGCCGAGTTCTTAAACCCAATGGAATAATATCTATCGTAAAACATAATCATGTAGGAAGAATAATGCAAAAGGCCGTTTTTGAAAACAATGTAGATGAAGCAATCTCTCTTCTTGATGGTGAAACAGCTAACGTAATGAATTTTGGCCAGGTAAATTATTATGATACAAATGATGTTATAGAGTGGATAGGTGAAATAGATGTTAATATTGAAAAGGTGCTTGGAATTAGAACGTTTTTTGCTTTGCACCCAAATAATGAAATTAGGTATGACCCAATTTGGCAAGAAAAGATGTTTGAACTTGAGATGAATGTTTCTGATATAGACGATTATATAAATATATCTTTTTACAATCACATTTTGTTAAAAAAAGGCATTTCTGGCAGTACAATTCACTCGAAGCCAGGACTATATTAAGAATTATTTTGGGAGGCAAATATATTATGAAATTTAATTATTGTCCTATATGTGCTGAGGAACTTAGCGAGAGAAGCATTGGTGATGAAGGGTTAGTAAAATATTGCCTTACCTGCGATAGACCGTATTTTGATAGCCCTGCCAGTTGTGTTGAAGTTTTGGTTATCAATGAGCATAACCAGATATTGCTATTAAAACAAAATTACATTTCTAAAACTCATTGGGGAGTAGTGTCTGGCTATGTTAATAATGGTGAGACATTAGAGGAAACAGTAATAAGAGAAGTTTTGGAAGAAACAGGTCAACAGGTTGAAAAAATGCAGTATGTGGAAAGTTATTATTTTAAACCAAAAGGATTAATAATGGCTGGTTTTATTTCTTTTGTTAAGGCAAAGCCCTTTGTTGATTCTAATGAAGTTGATGATATTATGTGGTGTGAAATTGAGGAAGTTAATAGATACATTGCAAGAGTGGACAATATGTCAGGTATCCATTTTGACAATTCAATGCGAATATTAGATTTATAAAGTTTATATAAAATAAGTAATTCAGGTTATGATACATTTATTGTGATTCAAGAAATATATGATTTTATAAGGATGAGATATAAAAATTCAAAAATAAAGTTAGAAGGGGTACAACATGAGTTTTGATGATTACGCTAAAACGTGGGATACTGATGAAAGAATTGATAGAGCAAAAATAGTAGCAAATGAAATAAGCAAATCAATTGATATTAATAAGAATTATTCTGCTATGGAGTTTGGATGTGGAACTGGTCTTGTAAGCTTTAATCTTTATGATAAATTTAAAAATATTACGCTTGTTGATTCTTCAAAAGGAATGATAGACATACTGGGATCTAAGATTGATAAATACAAAGTAAGTAATATGGTCCCTTATCATTTAGATATATCTAATGGAAATTCAATGGAAATTCAATGGAAATGAAATTTGATGTTGTTTACAATTCTATGGTATTGCACCATATTCAGGATACAGAGGCTATGATAAAGACTTTTTATGAATTACTTAATAAAGATGGTTATTTATGTGTAGTAGATTTGGATAAAGAAGATGGTAGCTTTCATAAGAAATATCAAGATTTTGATGGACATAATGGTTTTATTCAAGATGATTTGAAAAATATTTTAATTGGTGCTGGTTTTAAAGATATAGAAGCGAATACCGTTTTTTATGGTGAAAAAATTATAGAAGACCAAAAGATTAATTATTCATTGTTCTTGATGAAAGCAAGAAAATATTAATAACAACAAACATAATAAATTTAAGGAGAACTACAATGAAAATTAATACAGTCTTAGCTAATAATGAAACTTCAAATATTATTAAAAATATATATCCATTATATTTGCACGATTTATCAGAACATTACGAGGACCTACCTAATGAATATGGAATATACGATGAGAAGACTATCAAAACATTAGCGCAGCAATATGAAGTCCAAAATGTATGGTTTGAGAAGCCTAATGTACTGTTTCCCTATATTATTATGGTAGATGATAAACCAGCAGGATTTATTCTTATAGCTACCACACCATATGTTCCTAAAACAACTGATTATTATGTTAATGAATTCTTTTTATTAAGACCATATAGAGGTAAGAATATAGGAGAGATTGGTGCAAAACTAGTGTTTGATAAATTTCTGGGGAGATGGGAACTATATACGAACCACT
This DNA window, taken from Clostridium estertheticum, encodes the following:
- a CDS encoding peroxiredoxin, whose amino-acid sequence is MERLVGKSAPYFKMNAVKGDGSDFVEVKLEDYKGKWLVMFFYPLDFTFVCPTEITAFSKKYDEFKKEGTELLSVSCDSQHAHKTWINQNSNDGGLGKIAFPMASDLTKEISKNYGILIEEEGISLRGLFIIDPNGIVKYSVIHDLNVGRSVDETLRVLKALKTGGLCAIDWQEGDSTL
- a CDS encoding class I SAM-dependent methyltransferase; its protein translation is MKGNYMMNKEKQKLMNVWDKVAPTFSKIGPDYWQRFGSRLVELSRINKGAKIIDIGVGRGASLFSAVNKIGREGYAVGIDTSEVMVSETHKDIVKQKIDNAKVIKMNAQTLEFDDNSFDNVICGFVIGYILYSDSKLTEILRVLKKGGQVGFSIWSLQEDQKWLTEIVNKYLHADPSNKNNNKKPEIPKFDTVTDARKILEGVGLRNVQIYEEDADVVYISKEEWWKEMWSNAVRVVFEGIEELGDDKFKEFKVEVFNGLEMYKNVDGLHFNMPVIYAFGEK
- a CDS encoding GNAT family N-acetyltransferase, producing MSSELFSSFPKIITERLVLRGITQRDSESIYKLLSNPEVVKYDTFELFTDIKQAKDLIECFSEEFRRKRAIFWGISLKNQSEIIGFCKCEIEIPKIRADFGYDLRPEYWNMGIMTEALGAVMDFTFNKIHINRIEASVSNENNASIRVLEKSGFVKEGVLRKRNYWGGNYHDMVIFSILRNEY
- the eis gene encoding enhanced intracellular survival protein Eis, which translates into the protein MYSIKKLNNAQITDLARIRANAYPAIPLPLEKHAEIMNIQNEYDFMNFYGLFSEENLIGGMRLHDFEMNLLNQKIFACGVGSIAVDLLHKKEKVALEIIKFFIYHYKERGASMALLYPFRPDFYKKMGFGFGTSINQFKIKPCDLPKGNSKKNIKFLSKEDAEEMCRFYNSIVNITNGLIEKCPKEFESLFNLESTKIVGYKVDNTILGYLVFYFQKGETGSFLVNDIFVSQMLFKNSEVFLELMTFLNTQSDQIRYVIINTHDENFRFALNDPRNNSDRILVSVHHECSTQGTGIMYRVINIPKLFEDLKDHNFNNISCKLKLSILDSFIPENGGSYLIHFNNGNSLLVENDDFDVELTMGIADFSSLITCAADLKSLYKYGRVQLSDEGYLNILNVLFSSDEKPLCMTDF
- a CDS encoding MerR family transcriptional regulator; the protein is MNSKKGEFYTAGKFAGKAGVTLRTIRYYDKKDLLKPTEYSESGYRLYSDQDFAVLQKILTLKFMGFSLEEIKMVMKEDSDKIDFKHSLHIQKHAIERKMENMAQILKAINETEQMLDSEDTLDWNKFIFIIKAINLEKISVQQFKNAANLKNRINLHDKYSTNKQGWHRWLFERIPFFKGAKILELGCGDGSFWLKNKDRLPKQCEITLTDISEGMIEDAKNNLVDMEKSFTFKVMDAQNITFQDSQFDIVIANQVIYYIQNREKVFLEINRVLKPKGVFYTATNGKNHMDELFSMVERFRDKIIFPTIKKINEFRLEDGETQLEQWFYPVQIYRYKDSLKVTEVEPLMDYVLSSPSNLNEILNEKDFEELKELFKNNIEKHGYMFITKDTGVIEAKKR
- a CDS encoding class I SAM-dependent methyltransferase; its protein translation is MKNNKIKNQLIKDQYKDDKNLNSRLNLHSYNINKIDWNDWCFNQMDFPNKARILELGCGPGGLWERNKYKLNKDWNITLSDFSKGMLECAKNTLEQVDYDFKYKEIDIQDIPYEDGSFDVVIARHMLYHVPDIEKALSEIKRVLATGGTFYATTNGRGAMAELYELIEKFDPEIGLNNLGMGERFEFENGKLLLEKCFSEVKMQVFEGKIVVPLAEPIVSYVASTMRGSAILVGQKKQEFTKYVEDYIKEKGSMAITTKSCIFKVKK
- a CDS encoding class I SAM-dependent methyltransferase — encoded protein: MNNDFTAYLENMKKPWSVMYYRLVWEQLSQINNSKILDFGSGLGITANYLAKNNDVVAIEPNTDMTEMRMCENSYQQIIGNIEQLKQQEDNFFDVVVCHNVLEYTKERKEIFREFCRVLKPNGIISIVKHNHVGRIMQKAVFENNVDEAISLLDGETANVMNFGQVNYYDTNDVIEWIGEIDVNIEKVLGIRTFFALHPNNEIRYDPIWQEKMFELEMNVSDIDDYINISFYNHILLKKGISGSTIHSKPGLY
- a CDS encoding NAD(+) diphosphatase is translated as MKFNYCPICAEELSERSIGDEGLVKYCLTCDRPYFDSPASCVEVLVINEHNQILLLKQNYISKTHWGVVSGYVNNGETLEETVIREVLEETGQQVEKMQYVESYYFKPKGLIMAGFISFVKAKPFVDSNEVDDIMWCEIEEVNRYIARVDNMSGIHFDNSMRILDL
- a CDS encoding class I SAM-dependent methyltransferase; this encodes MSFDDYAKTWDTDERIDRAKIVANEISKSIDINKNYSAMEFGCGTGLVSFNLYDKFKNITLVDSSKGMIDILGSKIDKYKVSNMVPYHLDISNGNSMEIQWK
- a CDS encoding class I SAM-dependent methyltransferase, whose protein sequence is MKFDVVYNSMVLHHIQDTEAMIKTFYELLNKDGYLCVVDLDKEDGSFHKKYQDFDGHNGFIQDDLKNILIGAGFKDIEANTVFYGEKIIEDQKINYSLFLMKARKY
- a CDS encoding GNAT family N-acetyltransferase, whose translation is MKINTVLANNETSNIIKNIYPLYLHDLSEHYEDLPNEYGIYDEKTIKTLAQQYEVQNVWFEKPNVLFPYIIMVDDKPAGFILIATTPYVPKTTDYYVNEFFLLRPYRGKNIGEIGAKLVFDKFLGRWELYTNHLPKNLKGQKFWRKTVRSYTNNNYDESTGQTVHGEKLIFRFNNSKG